The Ochotona princeps isolate mOchPri1 chromosome 26, mOchPri1.hap1, whole genome shotgun sequence genome contains a region encoding:
- the CALM1 gene encoding calmodulin-1, with protein sequence MADQLTEEQIAEFKEAFSLFDKDGDGTITTKELGTVMRSLGQNPTEAELQDMINEVDADGNGTIDFPEFLTMMARKMKDTDSEEEIREAFRVFDKDGNGYISAAELRHVMTNLGEKLTDEEVDEMIREADIDGDGQVNYEEFVQMMTAK encoded by the exons ATG gCTGATCAACTGACCGAAGAGCAGATTGCTG AGTTCAAGGAAGCTTTCTCCCTATTTGACAAAGATGGTGATGGCACCATCACCACGAAGGAACTTGGCACTGTCATGAGGTCACTGGGTCAGAACCCGACAGAAGCGGAATTGCAGGACATGATCAACGAGGTGGACGCGGATG GTAATGGCACCATTGACTTCCCAGAGTTTTTGACCATGATGGCAAGGAAAATGAAAGATACTGACAGCGAGGAGGAGATCCGCGAAGCATTCCGAGTCTTTGACAAG GATGGAAACGGTTATATCAGCGCAGCAGAACTGCGTCACGTCATGACAAACTTAGGGGAAAAGCTAACAGATGAAGAAGTAGATGAAATGATCAGAGAAGCAGATATCGACGGAGACGGACAGGTCAACTATGAAG AATTCGTACAGATGATGACTGCAAAATGA